DNA from Ziziphus jujuba cultivar Dongzao chromosome 2, ASM3175591v1:
aaaatcaaaatcaaaaacctGTTaagaaaatgccaaaaaaaaaaaggaataccTCGAGAGGTGAAGCTCTAATGTGATTAGAGAACTTCTGGTTGCGATTAGAGAGAGGCTGTAAGGCTGAAGAATTAGGTCGAGAATGAACGCCTCCATGAGCATTTGGACGCCTGGAATTGAGTGTAAAACCTCCTTCCACCGCTTCGAGATCGTCCTTCGAATCCAACAAGTCCAATGCGTCTCCGATTTCTGAGTCCGACGACCACGaaacttcttcctcttcttcttcctcctcaagttcttcttcttcttcttcttctactactACTACTTCTTCTTCCTCAGCTCTATTCACCACCTTCGGCTCACCGTTCTCCAATTTCTCTTCCGCCATGGACATGGTTAAACCCAAGctttctatatttaattttctgtAATTAAAAGGAATTGCAAAAGACTTGTTTGTTCTTCGTTAAacccaaaatatattttctctttccaATCACTTCTTTTCACTCTGTAGGGTTTTAGAGAAGCCTGGCCGCTAGAGCAACACCCGTTCGGGCGGGTGAGCAAGCAAAgaatgtcaatttttttatttttttatttttttaatctctttctCTGGGCCTCCATATGCAAAAATTGCGTTTTTTGCTGGTTCTAGGAGACCCAACTATAAAAAGTGCCTAAACACATTCTGGGCCCAAATGTTTGGCCATGGACTGAAACTCTccgttcaatttttgttgtgaaTGTTTCTATATACACCCaaaataattgtatatataaaattgagGTTGCCTTTTAAACTAGTCTCTAAACCATATTTATAGTTATATTTTTGGTTctgaaaaaaattttttttttttgggttcatggTAGATATACTGCATGtcttaaaatcattaataattatactaaaaaataattttaaagttaaaatgcattacaaaatgaaatttagagatcaaattgttgtttttttaagaacaaacagggtcaacaatttaatttttaaatgagaTGACAATGGgaacccataaaaataaaataaaataaaagtggaaCATAATATCGAATTCATGAATCATAATGGTTATAACATTTAGCCTtgagaaaaatcaaaagaagattcttagccacaaaaaaaaaaaaaaaaagagaatcaaaggaagattaaaacaaaaaaaaaaagggatgacaatctatttaaaaaaagaaataaatataacgAAAAAGATGATAGATACCTTTTTCCATAGTTTTCAAaaactcatttcaaataaagaaatgggttttattttaaaacccaaatatctacttctattattattcttattattagcattgttattgtttttttttttttttttttggtaaatatcatTGTTCAATTTATTGTTGTGGTTGATAATTGttcgaataaaatatttatttcttatcttTATTTATGAATCTAAACTTTtcaaatgcatatatattccGAAATCCGAATCAATTCGGCAGTGGAAACCAAGTCATAGATATGCGTGAAAGACCTGCAAAAATTGTACCACCTTAGTTTCTACCTCATGACATCATGCTGGTACCTCGCCGTTGGAACTGTATTTACGCACATTCACACACCcctaaaagagaagagaatccAATGCCTTTTGCCACGCACTCCACGGTGGGGTTTTCCATACGTGTCACCATCCCATTACACCTAAGATACTTCAAATATCCTATTGATTTCGTTGACAAATATTTATTGCCTTCCTACTAGATCCTTgaaaattcctttttctttttctctacataaagaaaagaaaataaagtggATCCCTAGTTCATGTGCAATGCTGGGCTTCCATTAGCTCATAAAAGTTCAatggttttaatttttctatttcttttttgcaatcaattttttttttgacaaaattactattttttctaataaaagcGAAAGAGTTTAAATCCTTAAATCCTCCACGTCGCCTGTTTGagagagttttttatttttattttttaaccaaaagctttatttgaatattaaaaattttttgtttaaaaaataaaaatattttaacaaaagttaatatatacttattgataaaaaaataaatttttaaactattttaaaaaagatcatatttaatatgttttttagaaaaaaaattataaaatttatataaaaattagtatttaatatattttactgagtatttaatataatttttttatttacatttaaatatttattaataaattttaaaaaaaaaatctattatacaaaattttatagatcaaaattctattttcattaattataacAAACAGacctttaatatattataaacccTTATAATGGCAAAGTCATTTGATAATACAAACAGTAATTCCAAATGAGAAAATTCATACTTCATAATCAAACTTACGTGTGCatgtatttatacaaatattgatcTTTTAGGaaaaactaaattatatatgtataaaaataaattaaatatgtataaacATTTTCATAGTACGTGAATaaccacaatttccttgaaaggTCAAACTATTAAACTACCATACTATTAAAATcgctttttacttttttagtgTCTACCCAAAGTATTGCAcctaaatcaaattaattatggaCAACTATGAGGAATGTAAAAAGCCAAtccatgaattttttaaaatcacagTGGTCACCGGTCACCGTGGCCCATTCATTCCCTGACCCTACGGTACCACCTTCGCAAAGTCGCATCGGTGGACCCTCGGCAAGGAAGTCTCTAGGCTCCCATTGTCCTTCTGCACCAACTTGGATTGAATACTAAAGTACTAATTTGGAATAGTAATTATGGTCACtagtttgaattaaaattagtgCGGtgatacttttatttgtttccattgaattttattaatattttgtattaaattataatttattagctATCTtataggtttatttatttacttttttaattttgttttttttttataatttaaaccaGTTTAGCATATAAAAGTAGATgtagaaataaattttatattccatatatttatttattttttaatgtttgatatgttttttagattttgaaaaatatattttccatttcAAAGAATATCAGTTATTTTTAAGAACtttatagtttatttttctatattttaacataaataaatttaaaatatccttattatattttgataatttaagatttaaattgattatcatatATTGAAGAtatataaactttaattttttaattaatttttattaaatttgaatatttttgaaaaaatatttttatttttatcaaccataatattatttcttttcttttttttttcatgaataaCTATTTATATCTTATTATAAATAGTCAATTTGTATAATAATTGAGCCTTTGAAAAATCTTATtccatgaaaataaataaaatcttattccataaaaataaataaatctttatttgacagaatatatattattttactatttttgtatcttaatataaatacattttaaattttttttatcatgatttaataaatttaggtTTAGATGGATTACCATatagcaaaaatatataaataaatataaaattaaaattttgattaattgttatcaaaaataaaaaattttgggaaaagatattaaaaaaacacaaatctaattctaattcaatattatttagCAGACAAAAAAAATAGGATTATccctttattttattgttaattaataattattcttatcttattaaaaattatcattctaTAAATCACATAATCACCTTTATCTTTTACCatgtcactatatatatatatatatatattccagttatatgatttttcaaaaaaaataaaaaaattgaaaaatagttttcaagaaTCAAATCTGCATTTCGtattattttttaccaaaagATAGaccaaatgattttaaataaaataacaggtgagctaataaatttagaatttacTATATATGTAGATTTGCAAATTCGGAAAAATTCCGAGCTCAACGCAATTAAACTTGGTTGCACATGCACACGATAATTCACCCAATTAGTCTCAACCGTGTTGCCTAAAAATAAAGTCCTGATTGAGTGATAGTCAACTAGACGTAAAATCTTCTAATTTAGATCTAAAacccaatttattatttttttcttctcaaatcATTTTTCACCTGTACAGAAAATAACCAAAGGAAGCCAAAATTTACCATAACTGCCACcacattttcaaatttctttttgttttttattttttttaaatataattacagTCTCACTACTTGTTCCCTAAATAATTTCTCCAACGCCGTCCACATCACCGTCAACGGCGTCGTCACCGGCAACATCATCTTCCAACCACCGTTCGATCGGTCGGCAGTGAGCCTTATGTCGTAGCTTCCAATCCAGCGCTTGACATCCACGGGAGCAGTAATTTACAACACCACAGACGGAGCAGCGGCGAAACTCATGCGGCCGAGTCTCGGGCCGACCGCACCCAACGTGACCGCAGAGTCTGAGCCTCGGGGCCAACACGCCTCGGCCCGACCCGAACCAATCTCTCAAAAATAGGTTCGCCGGATGAAACTCCGGCGCCGGCAAGCTGCAACCAAAATCACTCAGCAAAGGAAAGCTAAGCGGGGAAGAACCGGTCAAAGTCAAGCACTGGTAGTTATTCGGCCCCCATGAGGCGGAGCGTAGGACGGAAGCGAGCTCGCGCGCGTTGGCTTGGACGAGCAGACGGCGTCCCTCGGCAATGTTTTGGCGGACACCGTAACCGTCTTGAAGGCAATGGCCAAGCTCGCGAAGCGCGTCGATGTGGCCGAGGTAAGCAGCTCGAGCACAGAGAGCGACACCAGCTTTTAGATCCTTGTCGCTTTTGGAAGCACCGCTTCCGTTGAACTGAATCACGGCAAGCGAGTACAACGACGGCGCGTGAGATTTGATAGCTGCTTTTGCCATTAGCGAAGCTCCACTACCTCGGTTTTGTAAACAATAAAATCGGATctgttaccaaaaaaataaaaataaaaataaaaaacacgaACCGTTTAATCGTcgtaaaatagaaaatgaaagaaaataaaagatttttttttttctatgtaaatTTTCTCGCGCTTTCTTTCTTTACCATTCCGAGGATGTAGCTAGCTTCCACGTTGCCGGCGTTAACGCACTGTTTGAGAAAACGCTGAGCGGAATCACACCAGTTATTGGCTTTGATAGCAAATGCTTTCGGGCCGGCTTTAGATAAAACCAGAGGATGGAGACCTAATCGATTCAATCTTTTGCATCTGCGCGAgtatcagaaaataaaaatcaaacacattcagataaaaatgaaaacaaaaagaagaaaatcaatCATATCAATCaggcaataaaaatattttcttcgaAACAAATCTTGAACAAAAAGAGGCACAGAAAAACGAACGGTGATTGATTATTACGTTAAGAAAATGTTGATGAAATCGGAAGGAGAAGAAGCGGAGGCACTGAGCTTGCAGAGAATGAAAACGACAAGATCATCAGGTAAACCATCGAAGAAATCGGATTCCTCCGTGGTGATTCCATGAGAGGTTTTAAGCTTTTTCCCGcacataatcttttttttttttcactttcacaTAATCCAAACAGTATTGCTTGCTGTGCGGTGCGTGCGTATGTATATGCGTTTGTTCTTGTagtgtctttttttcttttttcttttttttgttttctctctccctctgcTCTCTCTCTTAGCCCTGCGTGTGTGTTAGTGTGTATATGTGTCTGATTTTCCTAATGATAAAGGACGAAACAGGATGGACGGGGCTTTATATATACAACTGAAAGATAGATGGACGCCAAACTCAAGCGAAAAAAAATGATGTGGGCCCATTAtatgcagataaatggattaattattagttatttaatcaacttttgttttgattcttaaatctttcagttttttttttatttgtttattatcattatttttttgtcaaagcAAAATTTGTTATGTTTGATACAATAGGACATGGTTTCAACACCTAGCATCCcacaggaaaaagaaaattatattttttctatgaCCTATATTAATTCTTGTAGAACTatctattatttaataaataaatatgcaaaGGGGTTGATTtgcaaaaaagtaaataaataaataaataaagctgcAGCAAGATGTTAACACAAAATTGTTATAGCAGTAggatttattcaaaaaaataaaaataaaaatccatggAATCCAAATCGCTGTTGTAAATTGGATAAGCATTAACAAATCTTGGTGTCTTTTTGAGTTCTCTAATGCACCCGTGACCATgtttctttgttattattattattattttttttttctcccaagatctttattgtaaaaaaaaaaaaaaaaaaagtaaacttcAAAACGTAAATGatcaaacaaattgaaaataacaaagtaAAATGTGCAATACTTTAATAGGTATATTTATTAAGGCCTCGATTAACCAATAAACAACATAATAAACGTGTTgcttaattacatttttattttgttttgtattttttggcgCCGTCTCTATGAGTGACGGAAAAGCCAAATCTTCCTAGTCTTATGAAAATATCAATCTCCTTTGCTCTTGTTAACAAAacctgcaaaatatatatataatttaattgagtttttttcatataaaaaaaaattataatattcaaaGACACAACAGGTCACGTGAATTCTACGTGTAAGcgcttaattaataaattcgaAGGCATGcccaaattgattaaatttaaattacacATGGAGTGctataatatatagttttataaaaaatgGTTGGTAAATTATGTGGGGGCAAAGGCACAGCCCAATTCTTCCACATCTAGGTAATATAGATAATACACTTTTGGTGTCCGTACGCATAGTGGGAAAAGAGCAAGTTGAGAGAGTTGGAGAGATGATAAGTTTTTGCATAATGAAAGTTAAAGGCATATATAGAGACCAGAGAGATATTTAAAGTGTGGggcacaaaaaaaacaaaacaattttttaatagtaaaaaggaaaaatcactCATTGCTATAGTACAtgaatatatacacatatatatatatatatatatatgatctggGATTATATGAAATTATAGGTATGGATAAGGTTTGAAGATGTGGAGTTGGTGGAATACAAATCTTTTTCCAATCCCACCGAAAATAGATGAATAACTTTGTTTGGTTTGGTAGAAAATGAGTGCTGCATTGCTTTGCTGCTCTAATCTATGTGACCCCTTCTCCCATTCAATTTCTAATTACTTTCCATgttgaatatattataatattacatatattttaattatttatgtatattcaCCCTCACATAAACAATCATACCGGTCTTAACAAAACATGTACATTAACAAACAAATAACATTGTTATTTTGTAACGGAAATATCaagtaaacaatatatatatatatatatatatatatgtattaaaattcATGCGGAAAGTGTTTAATCCCATATCCTAAAATTTGATCATGCTTGTGATTAAATGTTACCATCTTTCTCCAAATTAATATAACACATGCCAAAACGATAAAATCATATTGATACTTGGTACAAAACATTTACAATAGCAAATGATAGTTGTTATTTTTGTAAgaaaatatgtacatatatacctTTTTTGTACTATATGATTTGTACTGCATGCTGAGATAGTGAAAGTTGGAGATTTTTAATTAGGTTGTATAGTTAATTGAGTCAAGCAACGAAATGATCATGGTGCAACATAGTTTTCATGCATGCTTTTTAGAAAAACAATTTCCACCCTTTCATTTGATTAATTGACGTTTTCATCTGAACGCAATAACCCACCATGTTTCATCATTAATCTCAtcaacatttaatttttcaatcaattatttattatctcgtgtatgtatgtatatgtacataataattatatttattgactaatgaattaaaaaaaacagtGTAATGTTCTTGATGTTTGCAGAGAATATTTGTAAGTTACTTTGTTgcgtgttatatatataaactcattaattaatttattttgatcttCTACATCAAGCAATCCAAATcataatctaaatatatatatatggagtacATGTAAATAATAAGAGTGTATATATTAATTCAttatcaaacaaacaaaattaattatgaaaaaagtttatttatatatattcatgatcGCTGGGGACAGACATACCCATTTATACTTCCCCTTAATCTGAAGGTCTAATTTAACTGGCTTTCGTAACAAGCAAAGCTTCCATGATCATCGATCAatcagattattattattttttttttaatattgtttttctttaatatccaTACTTAAATATTGACATACTTAATTTCATGTaatttactatatattttttaatgtaattttctttatatatacataatatgcTTTTCTGCAGGTTAATTTCTTGATGTTGTCAACAGAAACAAAGTGATTGAATAAGAGGTTGTTGAGGTTTTCCTTCTTGACATTGTTGCAATAAGAAATAACGAAAACgattgaaagtaatatttttcttttttgttttgatatttttcatagACAAAGTTGACATAcagttataaatattatattaaacatatatgttttataataGATTGAATATCGACCACATAAATCCATATATGAATCGTATAAGCAAAAATATTATAGTgttaattcaaaaaattaaatatatacttttacttttttataataaagtgtaggaattaaaattggaaattattttCCCAAGAAAAGACATTTGACTTGATTCCCTATCATTTTCCGAGGAAAAGTCATTAGGCCTCCGGCAGggtatatgttatttatttataatttgtgaTATTGAATACGGTTtatgtattatataaatttaaaatactaaagataaatataattcaatACCTGTGAATAAAGCTTTGATGTTATTGATAACTATTTATAAATAGTAatattctaaaataattaattgatgaataCATAACATTGGGTAGAGATCTAAAGAGTGGGGAACATGTTGTGTACCTTCCAAAAAGATGGGTATGAAAATTGTTACATGTGATTACTCTCCCAGTGGCATGATTACTGTACTAATTGCTACCACATGCATGCTTGGCTGTgaaaactttcttttttcacccaaaaaaaaaaaaaaagcgcaaaacaaaaacttaaaaaaaaaaaaagggttttgacatattttgaagacaatatatatatatatatataataataatattaattcatattGCTCCCAATTTAAGTATTGACATCCTGATCCATTTCAAAGCCTTTTTGGCAGTTTTTATTGATAGGAATGAGGAACAGGAAAAGTatgctaattaataattactagACTTTGCATGACTCTAAAGATCAAACTATTTATGGGCCACTTTTATAACATCAATCATATCTCCTcctaaccaaaagaaaaatacatatttatacacaaaactatttatatatataagttatacAATCATCATACAGTATGAGTCTATAAAATCATATTAACCAGAAAGAATCCAGCATGATAAGATGTCATATATTTGTGCCCGTGTCGTATGTGTTTACCCGCATAGACATGATTTCTTGTTTCTTATGCCGTAGCTCGGAGAGGAATGCGTGTGAGAAGTAGATAACTAGTGGGTTGTCTAAGATTTTCCAGCCGCACCAAATTGGCATTATATATATCTTCGTGTGCAAGTGAAGGTCATTTACCATGATGAACCAGTTTTTGGAGCCCTTAAAGGTTGCATAGACAAGCAAGTGTGAACAAAGGGCTTGCTCTGCTTTGCTTTGCCTGCCtcgttctttcttttttggtcaAAGTCCAAAAAGCCAAACAATGACTTCCCTATAAATAGAGGGTACCTTCCTCTTTGATGATGATTCTCAGCAAGGTTGTTGGTTGAGGGCTCCAATCTTGCAATGCTGAGGATGCTTTCTGGTtgggatttcaatttttatttattattattattttttccttaatttcaagATGGGTTTTGTTTTGGACAAAGATACTGGTTTTCgagcactaaaaaaaaaaaaaaacaaaaagcatgattatttttttttttcagttttatgCACTGTTTTAAGTAAAAATAGATTGTTACTAATAtatctttttgataaattatgataGGACATTCAGTCTTTCGGATTGAGATTGAATTAACATAGACTTCACAACTAAAGtcataaaaatatatgcatttttattaaaGAATGATTTCCTGTGGTTATATCAATTAGTCCCACCGTGAATAAAAAAGCAAGAGAAAGAAACAGCAACAGACAGAACATAATGAAAAAAGCTagacttaaataaaaaaaaagaagggagaaACATTTAGGACTAGACGATATAATCCTTTTAACTCAAATGGACTTGTTTGATAGGAGGAAAATGCATATGGTGTTGACAAAGAGGTGGGTGGGTGGCGTATCAAACTCCATGTTCTCTGTGAAAATTTTGGTCCTAATGGACCATATATGTGATAAAGATGtatttatatgattaaaaaatttggGTTTCTTATGTAATGTGGGTTCCACCAATTTTTCATTTCTTGCAAAGATTGATGAATGTTGACGTAGATAGTGAACTTCACAAAGGGGTTATAGATAAGAATAAGGAGacaaaaaagaggaaatataaaataaaaaaacaaatcaaatttctttgaaaaatgatATGGTTTTTGATTTGTGGGCTTTTGATTCTGTATCTAACAACCCTTTTATGTTGTAATCTCTATCAACCACAAAATCCTCAATAGAGTTTTTTCGTTTTCATGTcctttatgatgatgatgggtaATGGTTGAATGAtccttcctttcttgtcttgttgaattaaaatttgctttgaaaaagtaaaggtagaaaaaaaattttgcttttttttttttttttttttggtataattttttttcaattataatttttatttttacattaaaaCAAATATGAAGCCGAACAATTTTTAATAGTGGAACTGAaaagatttgaaattttattattgcctcAACAAATGGTAATTTTCACTACTGGACTCAATCAGTAAAAGACAAAACAATTTGATATTGGGCGGAACAATTTAAAACTACGGTGTATACAGAGATATTGTGGGGGAGTTAAAGTTACTAACAGCAAACGAAAAGTAGAAATTGGATTTTGGGCCATAAATTGGGCTTCAAATTGATTGGACCCAACAAAGAATCCAAAAGTTTCAGGACCAGTCCTGAACACAAAGAGCGACTCCAGCAAACAGTGTAAACGTTTTCTATGCTTTCAATTTGGCAAAAATTCCGCAGCAAAAAAGCTTTGCATGTTAGAGTGGAAGCTTGGTGGGCTATAAGAGTGCGCTAAAACTGTGATACTAAGGGGAGAGTAGTCAAATTCTGAATTCGGAAAATTTATTGAAGCTTTCACTGAGAGAGACAATGGAGGTGGAACTGAAAGAAACGATTGATGAACTCGAGTCTCTGAAGCAGTCGCTGACTGATCCTTCCTATCGTTATCCGATCGACAAGGTATTTAATCAATGTCACAAATGGTTTGGGATCTGGAGGAGAAattgagaaattatttgttatagGAATTGAATTTGGATCTTCAAGCTGAGTAAAATTCGGTTTTGCATCGTTGTATCTTTGATCTATGAATATTCACTCTGATCTTTCTTTGTTATAattcaaagaaaaagcaaatcGTTTTTAATGATTCTGAGAATGTAAGCAAAGaatattttctacttttttttttctttttcttttttcaatcgAAGTGTAGACAAGCAAGCAAAGAATTGGATTTTTTCATATTTGACGAAGTTTAATTAACGAGAAATTTGTGTATATAATTGGTTTATGTTGGTGGTGGAAAAGTTTAGGATTAGGAAATCTGGTAGTTTTTGGAATCTCTGTGTCTTCTTCAGGAATGACTGGGTTGTTGTATTTGACACCTTTTTTTTATGACCTCTGTTTGAAGCTGAAATTGCGTGTAGAACGTCTTGCAAAATTTGGAAATTCTGGACCTTTGCGTCGTTCGAAAGTGAAGGTATTTATGCGGTTGCTATACTATGTGTGTTGCTGTTGCATTGAATTTTCTTGCTGGTTTTATTTATCCGTTGATTGCTTTTGTGGCAGGATATGAGCGCTGAGGTGGTAGATAGTAACCCTTACAGTAGGCTTATGGCACTTCAGAGAATGGGCATTGTGCAGAACTATGAAAGAATACGAGAGTACTCGGTTGCCATTGTTGTCTGTATTTATCTCCTCTTCAGCTACCCTTCAGTTTAATGCATGTTCATTTGTTTGTTAAGTTTGTGGGTCATGTTTACTATTCCATAATGCCCTAAAGAGTATGCAAAAGATATTCCATAATGCCGTAGAGAGTATACAAAAGATTCTGTTTTGCTCCTcattattttgattgtttaGAAAAATATTGGAATTTTCGAATCATTTTACAAACTTAGCTggaaaaaaaggggaaatttaaaaaaaaaaggactaagACTTTCTGAAAATTTAGCAAAACGATTTGTTTATTCTGTGAGTTGTGAAGAtctgcttaatttttttttagtaatggCTTGTTACCTTAGTTTATGTGTCAATTGGGATTGCAGGGTATAGGTGGTGTGGGAAGTGTTGCAGCTGAAATGCTAACAAGATGTGGTATAGGTCGCCTTTTGTTGTACGATTATGACAAAGTAGAGTTAGCTAACATGAATCGGCTATTCTTTCGTCCAGAGCAGGTTTTCATCTATGCCATTCTcttgttttgttctttgtttctCAATTTTCTTAAGTAGATTTTCCCTCAATCTGGATATTCTTTGCTGCAAAGTTATATTGGGATGCCTTTAAGTTATACCAGGATCGATTATGATGTGTTCTGCCTTCTCAGGTTGGAATGACAAAGACAGATGCTGCTGTACAGACCCTATCAGACATAAATCCTGACGTTGTGCTCGAGGTAAGCATTTCATGGAGTTTCTCCTGTCTGAATTAAttgcaaatttaaaattattgtctATCTTGAATTTTCCATGTGCATTCAAGGAATTGATAGATGAGAATGTCTTGATTTTATCATGtttcttttgaatatttgaGCAGAAGATGTTATAAGCAGCATAAGTGACTAGGATTGGGAAAATTAATACTCATTTGTTTAAGAAATTCtttcttattaaaaatttgtattaagtCATTCCTATTTTTTGACTTTTGAAATCTGcatttgtatatatttgtgtaCAACTTATCGTTTTGTTTGACAATGCATAATCTTGCCATATTTTATCAGAAATTACCTATGCTGATCCATTTCTTTGGTGTTTAGAGCTACACACTTAACATCACAACAGTGCAAGGTTTTGAAACATTTATGtcaagtttgaaaaataaatcatttagcCCAAATAAGCAAGGTAGTGGAGTGGATATTGTATTAAGCTGTGTAGATAATTATGAAGCAAGGATGGCTGTTAAC
Protein-coding regions in this window:
- the LOC107418016 gene encoding F-box protein At1g67340; the encoded protein is MCGKKLKTSHGITTEESDFFDGLPDDLVVFILCKLSASASSPSDFINIFLTCKRLNRLGLHPLVLSKAGPKAFAIKANNWCDSAQRFLKQCVNAGNVEASYILGMIRFYCLQNRGSGASLMAKAAIKSHAPSLYSLAVIQFNGSGASKSDKDLKAGVALCARAAYLGHIDALRELGHCLQDGYGVRQNIAEGRRLLVQANARELASVLRSASWGPNNYQCLTLTGSSPLSFPLLSDFGCSLPAPEFHPANLFLRDWFGSGRGVLAPRLRLCGHVGCGRPETRPHEFRRCSVCGVVNYCSRGCQALDWKLRHKAHCRPIERWLEDDVAGDDAVDGDVDGVGEII